The following proteins are co-located in the Myxococcus fulvus genome:
- a CDS encoding double-CXXCG motif protein produces the protein MTRFFELRENRAATARHKGDFNAAHTWFLPTIECIECGETWGESGHHYPSVDLTSLRERTRFVSPAPVSVATFNELRELVRPLAPPHAELPPGTHLGPLSGTARGDLGPVTWQGNFLLLLRHDTLEQLQSSGVRGLSAHRTELRWRQGAPPEYLELQIEPKGRLHVDCAPRNFASPCPSCGWLPLSRPDSPVLDEESIPTDVDLFRVGNFATMLIGTERFAQAVRELGLDGILLREVPAR, from the coding sequence ATGACGCGGTTCTTTGAGCTGAGGGAGAATCGGGCGGCGACCGCCCGACACAAAGGCGACTTCAATGCCGCCCACACCTGGTTCCTTCCCACCATCGAGTGCATCGAGTGCGGAGAGACATGGGGAGAATCAGGTCACCACTACCCGAGTGTCGACCTCACCTCGCTGCGGGAGCGAACCCGGTTCGTCAGCCCAGCCCCGGTCTCCGTTGCGACGTTCAACGAGCTTCGCGAGCTGGTACGCCCCCTGGCTCCGCCTCACGCGGAGCTGCCACCTGGAACACACCTGGGGCCTCTTTCGGGCACAGCTCGTGGAGACCTGGGTCCCGTCACCTGGCAGGGAAACTTCCTGCTCCTGTTGCGCCACGACACGTTGGAGCAACTTCAATCGAGTGGCGTGCGCGGACTGTCCGCACATCGCACCGAGCTCCGCTGGAGGCAGGGGGCTCCGCCCGAGTATCTTGAACTGCAAATCGAGCCCAAGGGCCGACTGCACGTGGACTGCGCTCCTCGCAACTTTGCGTCGCCGTGCCCGAGCTGTGGGTGGCTCCCACTCTCCCGGCCGGACTCACCGGTGCTGGATGAAGAATCCATTCCAACGGATGTAGACCTGTTCCGAGTCGGAAACTTCGCGACGATGCTCATCGGGACCGAGCGCTTCGCCCAGGCCGTGCGGGAACTGGGACTCGACGGCATCTTGCTCCGGGAAGTTCCGGCGCGCTGA